The genomic stretch CGACACGGGCGCGATCGAGGCCCTGCTCGCCGACGGCCGCATCCCGGTCGTCTCCTCGATCGCCCGCAGCCAGGACGACGGACATGTCTACAACGTCAATGCTGATACGGCGGCTGCGGCACTCGCTGCTGCGCTGGACGCCGAAACCCTCATGGTCCTCACGGACGTCGAGGGCCTTTACGAGGACTGGCCCAACAGCGACGAGGTGATCAGCCGCCTCACCGCTTCCCAACTGGAGAAGCTGCTGCCGGAGTTGTCCTCCGGCATGGTGCCGAAGATGGAGGGCTGTCTGCACGCCGTCCGCAACGGCGTGCACACCGCGCGCGTCATCGACGGCCGCGTCCAGCACTCGATCCTGCTGGAGATCTTCACGGACTCGGGCATCGGCACGATGGTCGTGCCCGACGGACTCGACGAGGGGGAGTCGTGAGCAACCGGGAGCTGACCGCCCGCTGGCAGGGCGCGCTCATGAACAACTACGGCACTCCCCAGCTGGCCCTGGTGCGCGGTGAGGGCACACAGCTGTGGGACGCCGACGGCAAGCGGTACCTCGACTTCGTCGGCGGGATCGCGGTCAACGCGCTCGGCCACGCCCACCCCGCGATCGTCGAGGCGGTGAGCCGGCAGATCGCCTCGCTGGGCCACGTCTCCAACCTGTTCGTCGCCGAACCGCCGGTCGCCCTCGCCGAACGGCTGCTCCAGCACTTCGGCCGGGACGGCAAGGTCTACTTCTGCAACTCGGGGGCCGAGGCCAACGAGGGTGCCTTCAAGATCGGGCGGCTGACCGGGCGCGGCCACATCGTCGCCACCCAGGGCGGCTTCCACGGCCGCACCATGGGCGCCCTCGCGCTGACCGGGCAGCCCGCCAAGCAGACGCCGTTCCTGCCGCTGCCCGGCGATGTCACCCACGTCCCCTACGGCGATGCGCAGGCCCTCGCGGCGGCGGTCACCGAGGACACGGCGATCGTCGTGATCGAGCCGATCCAGGGCGAGAACGGCGTGGTCGTGCCGCCCCCCGGCTATCTCAAGGCCGCGCGGGCGATCACCGCGGCGACCGGTTCGCTGCTCGTCCTGGACGAGGTGCAGACCGGCGTCGGGCGGACCGGGCACTGGTTCGAGTACCAGGCCCACGAGGGTGTGCTGCCCGATGTGGTCACTCTGGCCAAGGGCCTCGGCGGCGGGCTTCCGCTGGGCGCGACGGTCGCCTTCGGGCGCGCCGCGGAGCTGCTCCAGCCGGGGCAGCACGGGACGACCTTCGGCGGCAACCCCGTCGCGTGCGCTGCCGGACTCGCCGTGCTGGACACCATCGCGAACGACGGGTTGCTGGAGAACGTCAAGCGGCAGAGCGAGAAGTTGCGGGACGGAATCGAGTCACTCGGGCATGCGCTGGTCTCGCATGTCCGGGGCGCGGGGCTGCTGCTGGGTATCGTGCTCACCGAGCCGCTCGCACCCAGGGTGCAGCAGGCGGCTCAGGACGCCGGTTTCCTGGTGAATGCGCCCGCCCCCGATGTCGTACGGCTGATGCCGCCGCTGAATCTCGGCGACGACGAGGTGGACGCGTTCCTCCGGGCGCTGCCCGGCGTTCTCGATGCGGTCCAAGGGGAGGACGGATGATCCGGGGAATGAGACGACGATGAGTCAGGCGCAGGACCACGAGCACGGAGGCGTCGGGCCCGCCGTGCCGCAGACCCGGACCGCCCGCCACCGCCGGATCGTCGACATCCTCAACCGGCAGCCGGTGCGGTCGCAGAGTCAGCTGGCGAAACTGCTGGCGGACGACGGGCTGACGGTGACGCAGGCGACGCTGTCCCGGGATCTCGACGAGCTGAACGCGGTGAAGATCCGCAACACCGACGGTGACTTGATCTACGCGGTGCCCAGTGAAGGGGGTTTCCGGACTCCCCGGGCGCCGTTGGGCGGGTCGGCGAAGGAAGAGCGGATGCGGCGCCTGTCCCAGGAGCTGCTGATCTCCGCGGAGGCCTCGGCGAACCTCGTGGTCCTGCGGACCCCTCCGGGGGCGGCGCAGTTCCTGGCGTCGGCGATCGACCAGGCGGAACTGCACGACATCCTGGGCACGATCGCGGGCGACGACACGCTGCTGCTGATCAGCCGTGAGCCGGCTGGGGGTCAGGCACTGGCGGAACATCTGCTGCGGCTGGCTCAGAACGGCCACTGAGGTTCGGGCGGTTTGTTGCCGTCTGCGGGCGCGCGGGGGCTGGTCGCGCAGTTCCCCGCGCCCCTGGGTGGGAACAGCCCCGCAGGTTTGATTCCACCCGCGCAGCCGCGCTGCCGAACCCGCGTAGCTGCGGGCAGTCGTGCCGCTGGGGCGGCACGGGTGGGCGCAGCGGCACCCCGCCTCAGCCCAGGCGTGCGGCCAGCCCACCAGTGCAGCGGACCTCGTCGCCCGCCGTGATCAGCAGGGCCTCCACACCCGGCAGCGCCTCCAGCCAGCGCAGGCCCTCCCGCGACCCCATGGCGAACGCTGCCGTTGCCCAGCAGTCAGCCCAGGTGATCGTGGGGGCCACCACCGTCACCGCGACCAGGTCCGTCACTGCCGAGTGGCCGGTGCGGGGGTCGACGATGTGTGCCCCCCGTTCCGCCGTCCCGGACGTGGCCACCGCCAACTCCGTCGTGCCCGCCGCCGAGATCACCGCCGCCAGCCCACCGGGACGCAGCGGATCCGCGATGCCCACCCGCCACGGTCGCTCGGTACCCGGCACACCCAGTAGCTGCACATCGCCGCCGCCGTTGACGCTCACGCCGGTCACGCCGGCCGTCGCCGCCAGCAGTCGGGCCGCCCGTTCGATCGCCCAGCCCTTCACGATGCCCGTGGGGTCCAGGCGCCCCTCGTAGGAGGTCGAGAACCACCCGTCGCTGACCCGGGAAGCCTCCTCGCCGAGGGCCAGCACCGCCGCCACATCGGGGTCGCACTCCTCGACGGTCAGCTCCCCGCGCGCCAGCCGCGAGATCTCGCTGTCCTCCCGGTAGGTGCTGAACACCTCGTCGACCCGATGCAGCCCGGTCACCGCCTCGGTCAGCGCCGCCCGTACCGCCTCCGGATCCCCGCCGCGGACGTCGAAGGAGAAGACGGTCCCCATGACCTCCTCCACTTGACGCACCGCGGCGGGAGCTTCTGCCGATTCGGCCACCGACTCAGCCACCAGCCTGGTCCAGGGCCGACTGAAGCGACTGCTTGTAGCCGGTGCTGGTGTACGTCGCCCCGGACACCGCGTCGATGTCCGCACTGCCCGCCGCCACCGCGGCCGCGTTGAGCTTCGGCACGGCGTTGCCGTTGATCTGCGTGGACTGACCACCGCTCGGCTGCTGCACGGCCTCCGCCGCAGTGATCTTCCCGCCGGTCACGGTGATCCGCACCTGCACCGGCCCGTACTGCGTCTTCACCGTCTCCCCGGTGACCGTACGAGCCTGAGCGGCACCCCCGGCCCGGCATCAGCCCCGGCATCAGCACCGGCCCCGGCTCCGCCCGCGGACTTCTCCATCTGGTCCAGCGCCGACTGCAACGACTTCTTGTACCCGGTGCTCGTATACGTGGCCCCCGACACCGTGTCGATCTCCGCGGTCTGCGTCGCGAGCGCCGCCTGGTTCAGCCGGGGCACCGCGGTGTTGGTGACCTCGGTACTGCGCCCACCACTGGGCGCCTGCACGGCCTCCACCTTGGTGACCTTGCCGCCGCTGACGGTCAGCCGAACCTGCACGGGCCCGTACTCCGTCTGCACCGCGTCCCCGGTGACCGTACCGGCCTGCCCGGAGTTGCCGCCCTGCGCCGATTCCTGCGCCGCCGCGGTCTGTTGCGGCGCGGCGCCGCCCGCCGCCTGTGCGGCCCCGGGATCCGACGCCGGCTTCAGCGACAGCAGCAGCACGATCCCGGACACGGTGGCGGCGCCCGCCAGCACGACACGCCGGATGGGGTGAGTCTTCCTCATCGCTCCAACAGCTCCTGAAGTCCCGTCGCTCACATCTCGAACGACTCGTGATGGATGCGGCGGGCGGGCACTCCCGCGCCGCGCAGTGCTTCGTACACGGACTGCGCGAAGCCGGGCGGCCCGCACATGAAGACGTCGTGCTTGTCGATGTCCGGCAGCTTCTGCTGAAGCCGCTCCGCCGAGATGTCGGGCCGTTCCCCGTCGGGGCTGTTGACCGCGTACATCAGCCGCGCGCCCCGCTCCTCGGCGATGGCGGACAGCTCGTCCCACAGCGCCAGATCCTGCGTGCTGTTGGCGCGGTAGAGGAGAGTGATGTCACCGGAGGCGCCGGGCAGTGTCTCGAACAGCGCGCGCATCGGCGTGATCCCGACGCCGCCCGCCACCAGCAGCACCTTGCCCCGGCTGCGCCGCTGCGCGGTGAGCGCGCCGTACGGGCCCTCCGCCCACACTTTGGTCCCGGGCTCCAGCTCGCGCAGCCGCTCGCTGTGGTCGCCGATCGCCTTGACGGTGATCCGCAGCATGTCCGGGCGGGGCGCCGCCGAGAGCGAGTACGGGTGGGAACTGAACCGCATGCCCGGCGCCAGGAACCGCCACCGGAAGAACTGCCCCGCCTCCGCGCCCATCCGGTGCAGCTTGCGCCCGCCGATCAGGACCGACACCACACCCGGCGTCTCCTCGATGACCGCCTCGACATACATCCGGTGCCGGAGGTTGAGGCGGATGGGGGTGAGGATCCGGTACCAGACGACCAACGCGGTGACGACGCCGTAGAGCCCGTACCAGAAGGTCTTGGCGGAGGGCTCGACGGCGAATTCGTTGCCGGTGGTGATCTGGTGCCAGAAGGTCAGGTACACGGCCGCGTACGTCAGCAGGTGGACGTGGTACCAGGTGTCGTACGGCACCCGGCGGCGGACCCCGCCGATGGAGAGGAAGGCGATCAGGAACAGCAGCCCGGTGCCGATGGCAGCCTTGCCCATGTCCGGGAGCGTGTTGATGGAGTCCATCGTCTGCTGGACGATGTCGCCGAGTGTCTTGCCCGCCTGGAGCGCGTACGCCCACATGGTGAGGAAGACGTGCGCGATGACCAGGCAGATCGTGTACCGGCCGCTCATCGCGTGCCAGCGGGCGACACGGTCCGATCCGACTCGCCGCTCCAGCGCCGGCACCCGGGCCATCTGGAGCACCACGAGCGCCATCAGGTACCCGGCGAGCAGACCGGTGATCCGGCCCGCGGCCAGGATCTTCGCGGTGTTGTCCGCGAGCGACGGTGTGTTGTCCCACCACAGCCACAGCACCGCCGCGGCCCCGGCCCACAGGGCGATCACCAACGGGACGGCCGGGGAGCGGCGCGGACGGATGCGGCGCATCGTCTGGCGGCGGGCGGCGCGCCCGCCTGCGAGCGTGGTGGTCACAGTTCCTCCGGGAACGGACAAGGGGGAGTGGCGTGGACCCTCGGCCCAGAGGTACGTGCGGGGCGGCCTTTGTGTTCAGTACCGCGTGACGGCTGTTGGACCGTCCGTGGTTCCGATGGCGATGTGCGGCTTTCGGGCGGGATCGGCCCACCGCAGGATCCGCCGCATGTCGGCGGCGGGCACCGACACACAACCGGCCGTCGCCCCGGATCCGTTGACGTGCAGGAAGATCCCGGCGCCCCGGCCGCGCACCGGCTCGGCATAGTTGAAGCCGATGACGAGCGCGTGCGTGTACTGGGCGGTGTAGGTGATCAGCCGCTCCGACTCGGCGGCCCGGCAGTCCGCCGCGCGCGGCTCGGTCCAACGGTTGTACGAGCGCGAGTCGTTGTCCTGGCACCACCACGAATCCTGATGCACCGGACGGTACTTGTACGCCGTCCCGCGCGGCGCCGCCTTGATGCCGAAGGCGTACGGCAGGTCGTAGAGCCCTGTGGGTGTGGTGCTGGTGCCCTGCTGTCGCGCGGCGCCCTCGACGAGGCCGTTCGCCCCGAACCGGGCCTTCGCGGTACCGGCCTTCGCCCAGCGGCCGTTGCGCAGGTTCCACCAGGTGACCGTGCCCTGGGTGGCGCCGGTCCGGGCGGCGACGGCGGTGATCAGCTGACTGCCGCCGCCGGTGTCCGCCATCCGTGCCGGAAGCGGTGACTCGCCGGGCGGCGCGGCACCGAGCAGGAGCAGGGAGGCGGAGGCAAGAGCGACGACACCGGGGCGCATGGCTCAGACCGTAGACGGGGGCAGCGGTGACGGCAGCCCGGGTAGGCCATCCAGGCTCGTCGCGATGTGCTCCTTGTTGGGGAATTCCGGATTTCGCGGGCTCCGCACACGCCGTGGCCGCCCCGGCCGGCGCACAGCCGGGGCGACCATGACTGCCTGCTACGTCACTTGTTGAGCGTGCAGGCGGCCAGGGCACCGAGTCCCTGGGGCTTTTCGGCGGTGCGGCCGATGGAGATGGCGATGCGGTCGATGGTGGCGGTGCGCTTGCTGGCGAGTGGGCCGAGGATGGCGTTCTGGACGAAGTTGGGTCCGCCTTGGCCGACGGTGTCGACGAGTCGCTTGTTGGCTTCGTCGATCTGGGTCTGGAGGAGTGTGAGGTTCCGGTCGACCTCGGCCTGTGCGGTGGCCGGGATCGCGGGGAGCTGGGAGGCGACGTCCGGGCAGCTGATGGTGCCGACGCCGGTGTTGCCCTCCCCTTCCGGCTCTGCCGGAGCGGCGGTGCTCGGCGTGGCCTCGACCTCCTCACCGGCGCCCGCACCGGCATCGGCCTCCCCGCCCGTGTCGGCCGCGCCCTCCGCGTTGAGCGTGCAGGCGGCCAGGGCACCGAGTCCCTGGGGCTTTTCGGCGGTGCGGCCGATGGAGATGGCGATGCGGTCGATGGTGGCGGTGCGCTTGCTGGCGAGTGGGCCGAGGATGGCGTTCTGGACGAAGTTGGGTCCGCCTTGGCCGACGGTGTCGACGAGTCGCTTGTTGGCTTCGTCGATCTGGGTCTGGAGGAGTGCGAGGTTCCGGTCGACCTCGGCCTGTGCGGTGGCCGGGATGGCGGGGAGCTGCGAGGCGACGTCCGGGCAGCTGATGGTGCCGGGACCGGCCAGCGTTCTGGCGTCGTTCTCGGGTGTCTCCCCGGCGAGCGCGGAGTTGACGATGACCGCCCCGGACAGCGCCAGCGCGGCGGCGCCGCCGATCAGCGCGACACGACGCTTGTTGTACTTCGGAAGAGCCCTGGACATGCGGAAGCCTCACTCGGGTCGGGGGTGTGCTCGGCGAGGAGTACGAGAAAGCGATTTCTAGTGTTCAGATCCCGGCCAGATTGACCAATCATGCAGTGTTCTGCATAATCATGCATAGCGGTGAAACGCAGGGCAGGACACCGGCGCCGCCCCCGCACGGCCGCCTCCCCGTTCACGCCACGGGGAGGCGGTGCCCCATCCAGATCCTCCAAGGAGCGCAGCAAGTGAGCAGCAACAGCGGTGACGTCCGGCTCTGGGGCGCACGTTTCGCGGACGGCCCCGCCGAGGCACTGGCCAGGCTGTCCGCGTCGGTCCACTTCGACTGGCGGCTCGCGCCGTACGACATCGCCGGTTCGCGTGCCCACGCGCGCGTGCTGCACAAGGCGGGCCTGCTCACGGACGACGAGCTGAACCGGATGATCGCGGGCCTGGAGCAGCTGGCCGTGGACGTCGCCGACGGCACCTTCGTCGGCACGATCGCCGACGAGGACGTGCACACCGCCCTGGAGCGCGGCCTGCTGGAGCGCCTCGGCCCCGACCTCGGCGGCAAGCTGCGCGCCGGACGCTCCCGCAACGACCAGGTGGCGACCCTCTTCCGGATGTACCTGCGGGACCAGGCCCGCAACATCGCCGGTCTGATCGCCGACCTCCAGGACGCCCTGGTCGGCCTGGCCGAGGCCCACCCGGACGTGGCGATGCCCGGCCGCACCCACCTCCAGCACGCCCAGCCCGTGCTCTTCGCCCACCATGTCCTCGCCCATGCGCAGGCCCTGTCCCGGGACGCGGAGCGGCTGCGCCAGTGGGACGAGCGGACGGCGGTCTCCCCGTACGGCTCCGGCGCCCTGGCCGGCTCCTCCCTCGGTCTGGACCCGGAGGCGGTGGCCGAGGATCTCGGCTTCGAGCACGGCTCGGTCGCCAACTCCATCGACGGCACGGCCTCGCGTGACTTCGTCGCCGAGTTCGCCTTCATCACCGCGATGATCGGGATCAACGTCTCCCGGATCGCCGAGGAGATCATCATCTGGAACACGAAGGAGTTCTCCTTCGTGACCCTCCATGACGCGTTCTCCACGGGTTCGTCGATCATGCCGCAGAAGAAGAACCCGGACATCGCGGAGCTGGCGCGCGGCAAGAGCGGCCGCCTGATCGGCAACCTGACGGGCCTCATGGCCACGCTCAAGGCGCTCCCGCTGGCGTACAACCGTGACCTCCAGGAGGACAAGGAGCCGGTCTTCGACTCCTGCGACCAGCTGGACGTCCTGCTCCCCGCCTTCACCGGCATGATCGCCACCCTCACCGTCCACCGCGACCGCATGGAGGAACTGGCCCCGGCCGGCTTCTCCCTGGCCACCGACATCGCCGAGTGGCTGGTCAAGCAGGGCGTCCCGTTCCGCGTGGCCCACGAGGTCGCCGGGGCCTGCGTGAAGGTCGCGGAGTCCGAGAACAAGGAACTGGACGACCTGACGGACGCCCAGTTCGCGGCGATCTCCGAGCACCTGACCCCGGAGGTCCGCACGGTCCTGAACGTTCCGGGCGCCCTGGCCTCCAGGAACGGACGGGGCGGCACGGCCCCGAGCGCGGTGGCGATCCAGCTCGCAGAGGTCAAGGCGGACGTGGCCGCTCAGCACGAATGGGCGACCGCCAAGAAGCAGTAGGGGCAACTCGAACAGGCCCAGGGGCGCGGGGAACTGCGCGACAAGCCACGGCGAGCCCGCACTCGCCCAGGAGACGCACCATTCGAGCTCCTGGGCGCCCCGGCTCAGCGAGCGCAGCGTCATCGCGAGTTACGTTGGTCGCAAGTCCGCCGACCGAACGGAGCCCGCGATGCCCTTCGCCCGACTGGCCAACGCGACCACCCCCACCTGCCACATCGGCCTGGGCCTCGCCGCCGTCGGCCGCCCCGGTTACATCAACCTGGGCCGGGACGAGGACCTCGGGGAGTCCCGGAGCGTCGACGCCCTGCGTGACCGTACGCACGAACTCCTGGACGCGGCCTACGCCCAGGGCGTCCGCTACTTCGACGTGGCCCGCTCCTACGGCCGCTCCGAGGAGTTCCTCGCCGACTGGCTGAACGCCCGCCCGGACATCGACGACGTGGTCATCGGCAGCAAGTGGGGCTACACCTACACCGCCGGCTGGACGGCGGACGCCGAGACGCACGAGGTCAAGGACCACGGCCTGGCCACGTACGAGCGGCAGCGCGCCGAGACCGACGCCCTGCTCGGCGACCGGCTCGACCTCTACCAGATCCACTCGGTGACCCCGGACAGCCCCGCCCTCACCGACAAGGACCTGCACGCCAGGCTGGCCGAGGCCGCCGCCCAGGGCCTCACCGTCGGCTTCTCCACCAGCGGCCCCGCCCAGGCCGACGCGATCCGCGCCGCCCTCGCGGTGACGGTCGACGGCGAGCCTCTCTTCCGTACCGTCCAGTCGACCTACAACGTCCTGGAGACCTCCGCCGCACCGGCCCTCGCCGAGGCTCATGACGCCGGGCTCACCGTGATCGTCAAGGAGGGCATGGCCAACGGCAGGCTCGCCGAGCCGTACGCCCCCGACGCGCTGAAGGCCGTGGCCGCGCAGGCGGAACTGGGCACCGACGCCGTGGCCCTCGCCCTCGTCCTGCGCCAGCCCTGGGCCGGAGTCGTCCTCTCCGGCGCCGCCACCGTCGTCCAGCTCGCGTCCAACCTGCACGCGCCCGTGGTGGACCTCGACGAGGACCAGCTGGCCAGGCTGGCGGCGCTGACGGAGGAGCCGGGCGCGTACTGGGAGCGGCGCGGCCAGTTGCCCTGGCACTGAAAGATCACCACGACCCGCTAGTCGTGAGACGTTCATGCCCACGGTGAGACATGAATGTCTCACATGGGCTATGGTTGTCTCATGGCTGTCGATCGTGACCACGTGCTGCGCAGCGCAGCCGCCCTGCTCACCCGGAAATCCACGTCCACGATGGACGAGGTCGCCAAGGCGGCCGGGATCAGCCGGGCCACGCTGCACCGCCACTTCGCCGGGCGGGACGCGCTCGTCCGGGCCCTTGAGGCGCTCGGCATCGCGGAGTGCGAGGCCGCGCTGGACGCGGCCCGGCTGGACGAGGGCAGCGCGAGCGACGCCGTACGCCGACTCGTCCGCGACATAGAGCCCGCGGCGGGCCTGCTGGCCTTCCTCTACACCGAGAACCAGCTGTTCGAGGGCGAGGGCCAGAACGAGGGCTGGGCCAGGATCGACGCCCGCATCGCCGCGCTGTTCCGGCGCGGCCAGCAGTCCGGCGAGTTCCGCATCGACCTCACCCCGGCCTGGCTCACCGAGGCGCTC from Streptomyces davaonensis JCM 4913 encodes the following:
- a CDS encoding acetylornithine transaminase, which encodes MSNRELTARWQGALMNNYGTPQLALVRGEGTQLWDADGKRYLDFVGGIAVNALGHAHPAIVEAVSRQIASLGHVSNLFVAEPPVALAERLLQHFGRDGKVYFCNSGAEANEGAFKIGRLTGRGHIVATQGGFHGRTMGALALTGQPAKQTPFLPLPGDVTHVPYGDAQALAAAVTEDTAIVVIEPIQGENGVVVPPPGYLKAARAITAATGSLLVLDEVQTGVGRTGHWFEYQAHEGVLPDVVTLAKGLGGGLPLGATVAFGRAAELLQPGQHGTTFGGNPVACAAGLAVLDTIANDGLLENVKRQSEKLRDGIESLGHALVSHVRGAGLLLGIVLTEPLAPRVQQAAQDAGFLVNAPAPDVVRLMPPLNLGDDEVDAFLRALPGVLDAVQGEDG
- a CDS encoding arginine repressor; translation: MSQAQDHEHGGVGPAVPQTRTARHRRIVDILNRQPVRSQSQLAKLLADDGLTVTQATLSRDLDELNAVKIRNTDGDLIYAVPSEGGFRTPRAPLGGSAKEERMRRLSQELLISAEASANLVVLRTPPGAAQFLASAIDQAELHDILGTIAGDDTLLLISREPAGGQALAEHLLRLAQNGH
- a CDS encoding FAD:protein FMN transferase produces the protein MGTVFSFDVRGGDPEAVRAALTEAVTGLHRVDEVFSTYREDSEISRLARGELTVEECDPDVAAVLALGEEASRVSDGWFSTSYEGRLDPTGIVKGWAIERAARLLAATAGVTGVSVNGGGDVQLLGVPGTERPWRVGIADPLRPGGLAAVISAAGTTELAVATSGTAERGAHIVDPRTGHSAVTDLVAVTVVAPTITWADCWATAAFAMGSREGLRWLEALPGVEALLITAGDEVRCTGGLAARLG
- a CDS encoding ferredoxin reductase family protein: MTTTLAGGRAARRQTMRRIRPRRSPAVPLVIALWAGAAAVLWLWWDNTPSLADNTAKILAAGRITGLLAGYLMALVVLQMARVPALERRVGSDRVARWHAMSGRYTICLVIAHVFLTMWAYALQAGKTLGDIVQQTMDSINTLPDMGKAAIGTGLLFLIAFLSIGGVRRRVPYDTWYHVHLLTYAAVYLTFWHQITTGNEFAVEPSAKTFWYGLYGVVTALVVWYRILTPIRLNLRHRMYVEAVIEETPGVVSVLIGGRKLHRMGAEAGQFFRWRFLAPGMRFSSHPYSLSAAPRPDMLRITVKAIGDHSERLRELEPGTKVWAEGPYGALTAQRRSRGKVLLVAGGVGITPMRALFETLPGASGDITLLYRANSTQDLALWDELSAIAEERGARLMYAVNSPDGERPDISAERLQQKLPDIDKHDVFMCGPPGFAQSVYEALRGAGVPARRIHHESFEM
- a CDS encoding L,D-transpeptidase family protein → MRPGVVALASASLLLLGAAPPGESPLPARMADTGGGSQLITAVAARTGATQGTVTWWNLRNGRWAKAGTAKARFGANGLVEGAARQQGTSTTPTGLYDLPYAFGIKAAPRGTAYKYRPVHQDSWWCQDNDSRSYNRWTEPRAADCRAAESERLITYTAQYTHALVIGFNYAEPVRGRGAGIFLHVNGSGATAGCVSVPAADMRRILRWADPARKPHIAIGTTDGPTAVTRY
- the argH gene encoding argininosuccinate lyase, which produces MSSNSGDVRLWGARFADGPAEALARLSASVHFDWRLAPYDIAGSRAHARVLHKAGLLTDDELNRMIAGLEQLAVDVADGTFVGTIADEDVHTALERGLLERLGPDLGGKLRAGRSRNDQVATLFRMYLRDQARNIAGLIADLQDALVGLAEAHPDVAMPGRTHLQHAQPVLFAHHVLAHAQALSRDAERLRQWDERTAVSPYGSGALAGSSLGLDPEAVAEDLGFEHGSVANSIDGTASRDFVAEFAFITAMIGINVSRIAEEIIIWNTKEFSFVTLHDAFSTGSSIMPQKKNPDIAELARGKSGRLIGNLTGLMATLKALPLAYNRDLQEDKEPVFDSCDQLDVLLPAFTGMIATLTVHRDRMEELAPAGFSLATDIAEWLVKQGVPFRVAHEVAGACVKVAESENKELDDLTDAQFAAISEHLTPEVRTVLNVPGALASRNGRGGTAPSAVAIQLAEVKADVAAQHEWATAKKQ
- a CDS encoding aldo/keto reductase — encoded protein: MPFARLANATTPTCHIGLGLAAVGRPGYINLGRDEDLGESRSVDALRDRTHELLDAAYAQGVRYFDVARSYGRSEEFLADWLNARPDIDDVVIGSKWGYTYTAGWTADAETHEVKDHGLATYERQRAETDALLGDRLDLYQIHSVTPDSPALTDKDLHARLAEAAAQGLTVGFSTSGPAQADAIRAALAVTVDGEPLFRTVQSTYNVLETSAAPALAEAHDAGLTVIVKEGMANGRLAEPYAPDALKAVAAQAELGTDAVALALVLRQPWAGVVLSGAATVVQLASNLHAPVVDLDEDQLARLAALTEEPGAYWERRGQLPWH
- a CDS encoding TetR/AcrR family transcriptional regulator; the encoded protein is MAVDRDHVLRSAAALLTRKSTSTMDEVAKAAGISRATLHRHFAGRDALVRALEALGIAECEAALDAARLDEGSASDAVRRLVRDIEPAAGLLAFLYTENQLFEGEGQNEGWARIDARIAALFRRGQQSGEFRIDLTPAWLTEALYGLMASGAWAVQEGRVAANDFTHMIVELLLGGALRREEP